A DNA window from Turicibacter sp. TJ11 contains the following coding sequences:
- the smc gene encoding chromosome segregation protein SMC, translating into MYLKRIETIGFKSFADKTVVEFEQGVTAVVGPNGSGKSNISDAIRWVLGEQSAKSLRGGKMEDIIFAGTSTRKPLNFAEVTLVLDNSCQSLPIDYEEVSITRRVYRTGDSEYLINKQKVRLKDVIDLMMDTGIGHDSLSIISQDKVKSMVEARVEDRRVIIEEAAGVLKYKMRKKEATRKLESTSSNLSRVQDIIFELEDQVEPLRKQSEQAEKYMVLKQECSESEISVLAYDIKNLNDQIERFKKDRKEAEFEHLSINAKIANDERRRDSLKQNQQAQERQLEQSQAQLVETSEWIQKLQGQRDVLKERHKNASTNKKELAEQQTQLETQLQSSQDELKKAEETMKQTSDALETKQNELETVSQQYQHLEENLKGQLETTREAYFEDVNQLASVKNQYISINQQIKRTETTLERITEDEEKSLLDRDALEQEQQAFKEKYEKLQASLKEKRELYQQLYKEHQQKLKQSEMETNRHRHLTHQLDKMTNRLQWLEDAQKDFSGFNEGVKKILKAREQQQVSGIEGAVAELVTIPKELELAMDVVLGPVMQQIVTTNDDAAKKAIDFLKKHHAGRATFLPLNVIKSRLLPMDIQNRIQGNQDVVGVASQLVGYDERYRQIVENILGSIIVTKDLNVAKNLAKQLNYRYRIVTLEGDVINAGGAMTGGAVKRQGSSLLRQKNEIEDCQRQIKQLTDDLNQSKQLQEEWIQVVKESEKELQKVQLAGERMKEKMAEVNQQKLAFEYRDKSQEEREQLLRIERREHETELKQLVDRNNKLADERLVLEERIEVAKQSIETLEEQLEQQEELKSQLLQQMTELKVEVAKLETALHNECATYERLKGETEQARTRLKELLDKIAESEQALLGNDDEVVQLDDQLATKKEERESIVEQIQNQRITLTKVSQELEVLEREVRESHKVSHKMSDSLTQLDVSIGKVDVEMDHMIKKLEEEYQMTFDHANENYPLKGSVDEIKSRIKNIKGQMAALGEINMGAIQEYQRVKERYDFLTSQRDDLIEAKATLEETINEMDQEMTVKFKETFDQVREQYTEIFKKLFGGGSADLVLTDPHDLLHTGVEIIAQPPGTKLKTSNLLSGGQKALTSIALLFAILKVRTVPFCVLDEVEAALDEANVARYANYLKAFSSETQFIVITHRKGTMEKADVLYGVTMQERGVTKLVSVRMDNVSDYMDDEK; encoded by the coding sequence ATGTACTTAAAAAGAATTGAAACAATTGGTTTTAAATCTTTTGCCGATAAAACTGTCGTTGAATTTGAACAAGGAGTTACCGCTGTTGTCGGACCGAATGGATCAGGGAAAAGTAACATCTCAGATGCGATTCGTTGGGTACTTGGTGAGCAGTCAGCAAAAAGTTTACGTGGAGGAAAGATGGAAGATATTATCTTTGCCGGAACATCGACGCGTAAACCACTAAACTTTGCGGAAGTAACGCTTGTATTAGACAACAGTTGTCAAAGTTTACCGATTGATTATGAAGAAGTTAGCATCACGCGTCGTGTTTATCGTACGGGTGATAGCGAGTATTTAATTAATAAACAAAAAGTTCGTTTAAAAGATGTCATTGATTTAATGATGGATACAGGGATTGGTCACGATTCGTTATCAATTATCTCTCAGGATAAAGTTAAATCAATGGTTGAAGCACGCGTTGAAGACCGTCGTGTGATTATTGAAGAAGCAGCAGGTGTTTTGAAGTATAAAATGCGTAAAAAAGAAGCAACGCGTAAACTTGAATCGACAAGTAGTAATTTAAGTCGTGTTCAAGACATTATTTTTGAACTTGAAGATCAAGTAGAACCCCTTCGTAAACAGTCTGAACAAGCTGAGAAGTATATGGTGTTAAAACAAGAATGTAGTGAATCTGAAATTAGTGTTTTAGCGTATGACATTAAAAACTTAAATGATCAAATTGAACGTTTTAAAAAAGATCGAAAAGAAGCTGAATTTGAACACTTAAGTATTAATGCCAAAATTGCTAATGATGAACGTCGTCGTGATTCATTAAAGCAAAATCAACAAGCGCAAGAACGCCAATTAGAACAATCACAAGCTCAGTTAGTTGAGACGTCTGAATGGATTCAAAAACTTCAAGGTCAGCGTGACGTTTTAAAAGAGCGTCATAAAAATGCCTCTACAAATAAAAAAGAGTTAGCTGAACAGCAAACACAACTAGAAACACAACTCCAATCGTCACAAGATGAGCTAAAAAAGGCTGAAGAGACGATGAAACAAACAAGTGATGCACTTGAAACGAAACAAAACGAACTTGAGACTGTTTCACAACAATATCAACACTTAGAAGAGAATTTAAAGGGTCAATTAGAGACGACACGAGAAGCTTATTTTGAAGATGTGAATCAGTTAGCAAGTGTTAAAAATCAATACATTTCAATTAACCAGCAAATCAAGCGAACAGAAACAACGCTTGAGCGAATTACAGAAGATGAAGAAAAATCGTTACTTGATCGTGACGCACTTGAACAAGAACAACAAGCGTTTAAAGAAAAATACGAAAAATTACAAGCTTCATTAAAAGAAAAGCGAGAATTATATCAGCAACTTTATAAAGAGCATCAACAAAAGTTAAAACAGTCTGAGATGGAAACGAATCGTCATCGACATTTAACGCATCAGTTAGATAAAATGACCAATCGTTTACAGTGGCTTGAAGATGCTCAAAAAGATTTTTCAGGCTTTAATGAAGGGGTAAAAAAAATCTTAAAAGCACGTGAACAACAGCAAGTGTCTGGAATTGAAGGAGCAGTGGCGGAATTAGTCACGATTCCAAAAGAATTAGAGCTTGCGATGGATGTTGTCTTAGGTCCTGTGATGCAACAAATCGTCACAACGAATGATGATGCCGCTAAAAAGGCGATTGATTTTTTAAAGAAACATCACGCAGGACGTGCGACATTCTTACCGTTAAATGTTATTAAGTCACGTCTTTTACCGATGGATATTCAAAATCGTATTCAAGGAAATCAAGATGTTGTTGGAGTTGCCTCTCAATTAGTCGGATATGATGAGCGTTATCGACAAATCGTTGAAAATATACTTGGAAGCATTATTGTAACCAAAGACTTAAATGTCGCTAAAAATTTAGCGAAACAGTTAAATTACCGATATCGTATCGTGACTCTTGAGGGTGATGTGATTAATGCGGGAGGAGCGATGACTGGAGGGGCTGTGAAGCGTCAAGGTTCATCTTTACTTCGCCAAAAGAATGAGATTGAGGATTGTCAACGTCAAATCAAGCAATTAACGGACGATCTTAATCAGTCAAAACAGCTTCAAGAAGAATGGATTCAAGTCGTTAAAGAATCGGAAAAAGAACTTCAAAAGGTACAACTCGCAGGCGAACGCATGAAAGAAAAAATGGCCGAAGTGAATCAGCAAAAACTAGCGTTTGAATATCGTGATAAATCACAAGAAGAACGTGAGCAATTACTTCGCATTGAACGTCGTGAACATGAGACTGAGTTGAAACAATTAGTCGATCGAAACAATAAGTTAGCGGATGAGCGCTTAGTGCTTGAAGAGCGAATTGAAGTCGCGAAGCAATCGATTGAAACATTAGAAGAACAGCTTGAGCAACAAGAGGAGTTAAAGTCACAGTTACTACAACAAATGACGGAACTTAAAGTAGAAGTTGCTAAGTTAGAAACAGCCTTACATAACGAATGTGCGACTTATGAGCGTTTAAAAGGTGAAACAGAACAAGCAAGAACTCGTTTAAAAGAGTTATTAGATAAGATTGCTGAAAGTGAACAAGCTTTACTTGGAAATGATGATGAAGTGGTTCAACTTGATGATCAATTAGCGACTAAAAAAGAAGAGCGTGAATCCATTGTTGAGCAAATTCAAAATCAACGCATTACGTTAACGAAAGTGAGTCAGGAGTTAGAAGTGCTTGAACGAGAAGTTCGTGAAAGTCACAAGGTGTCACATAAAATGTCAGATTCATTAACTCAACTAGATGTTTCAATTGGAAAAGTCGATGTTGAGATGGATCACATGATTAAAAAATTAGAAGAAGAATATCAGATGACATTTGATCATGCAAACGAAAATTATCCGTTAAAAGGATCAGTGGATGAGATTAAATCACGAATTAAAAACATTAAAGGACAAATGGCGGCTTTAGGTGAAATTAATATGGGAGCCATTCAAGAATATCAACGTGTTAAAGAACGTTATGACTTCTTAACGAGTCAACGCGATGATTTAATTGAAGCGAAGGCAACACTTGAAGAGACCATTAATGAAATGGATCAAGAGATGACGGTTAAATTTAAAGAAACATTTGATCAGGTTCGTGAGCAATATACTGAAATCTTTAAAAAATTATTCGGTGGAGGAAGCGCGGATTTAGTGTTAACGGATCCTCATGATTTACTTCACACCGGAGTCGAAATTATTGCGCAACCACCTGGAACAAAATTAAAAACATCTAATTTATTATCGGGTGGTCAAAAAGCATTAACGTCTATTGCGTTATTATTTGCCATTTTAAAAGTGCGCACCGTTCCGTTTTGTGTGCTTGATGAGGTTGAGGCCGCTCTTGATGAGGCCAATGTTGCTCGTTATGCGAATTACTTAAAAGCATTTAGTAGCGAAACACAATTTATCGTCATTACTCACCGTAAAGGAACGATGGAAAAAGCCGACGTTTTATATGGTGTCACAATGCAAGAGCGTGGAGTAACCAAATTAGTTTCTGTCCGTATGGATAACGTTTCTGACTATATGGATGATGAAAAATAA
- a CDS encoding putative DNA-binding protein: MLEKVNRMNELYDTYQELLTSKQKIYFELYYQDDLSLSEIAEQFEVSRNAVFDNIKRTGKLLEDYEDKLQLLSKREAREKILDQMMLSTSDEQLIKWISELQLLD, encoded by the coding sequence ATGCTAGAAAAAGTCAATCGAATGAATGAACTATATGATACGTATCAAGAGTTGCTCACTTCTAAACAAAAGATTTATTTTGAACTGTATTATCAAGATGACCTATCATTAAGTGAGATTGCTGAACAATTTGAAGTCAGCCGTAACGCCGTATTTGATAATATTAAGCGAACAGGAAAGTTGCTTGAGGATTATGAAGATAAGTTACAGTTATTAAGTAAACGTGAGGCACGTGAAAAAATTCTTGATCAAATGATGCTGTCAACATCCGATGAACAGCTCATAAAGTGGATTAGTGAGTTACAGTTATTAGACTAA
- a CDS encoding IS66 family transposase, whose translation MTYRRKKQKGRKAELIKDLPIEEVHCQLHGEDCRCMNCGNEMKRMGKRIIRDEVCFVPARLYKKRYIAYTYACDCHDESIEAKPIRCAETPKAPIQRSFAGASVLAEVFHHKYILSIPCYRQVSEWARYGLSVSDKTLSNWIIIASHDWLRPIYDLLRKALVQNKVLHADETPYQILNRTDGKSATSQARIWLFRTIKNTEHPVAYYHADLTRERAVATTILEGFKGYLHCDGYSGYKNIPNISLVGCWAHVRRKFFEIPGNNGKAKKAVEYCDQIFSFEKTIKDLSPEQRQKQRQLIIKPVVEEFFDWLESFYAMKGKLQTAVMYALNQKVELLRFLDDGNLEASNNLAEQAIRPIAIGRKNYLFSTSMKGATANAMAYTIIETAKANSLNPSKYLTYLFEKLPNVDFIRNPDLLVGFLPWAKNVQENCG comes from the coding sequence ATCACGTATCGACGTAAAAAACAAAAAGGAAGAAAAGCAGAATTAATCAAAGACTTACCCATTGAAGAAGTTCATTGCCAATTACATGGGGAAGACTGCCGATGTATGAATTGTGGAAATGAAATGAAACGAATGGGGAAAAGGATCATTCGTGACGAAGTCTGTTTCGTTCCAGCCCGATTATATAAAAAGCGTTACATTGCTTATACTTATGCTTGTGATTGTCATGACGAATCTATCGAAGCTAAACCGATTCGTTGTGCCGAAACACCAAAAGCTCCGATTCAAAGAAGCTTTGCCGGAGCCAGTGTTTTAGCTGAAGTTTTTCATCATAAATACATCTTAAGTATTCCTTGTTATCGCCAGGTATCAGAATGGGCACGCTATGGATTGAGTGTGAGTGATAAAACCCTCTCTAATTGGATTATTATCGCTAGTCATGATTGGTTACGCCCCATTTATGATTTACTTAGAAAAGCGTTAGTCCAAAATAAGGTTTTACATGCGGATGAAACACCTTATCAAATCTTAAATCGAACAGATGGTAAATCAGCGACCTCTCAAGCACGGATTTGGTTATTCCGTACCATCAAAAATACCGAACATCCTGTGGCGTATTACCATGCCGATCTGACACGTGAACGTGCGGTGGCAACCACCATCTTAGAAGGATTCAAAGGATATCTTCATTGTGATGGTTATTCAGGATATAAAAATATCCCGAACATTTCATTAGTTGGGTGTTGGGCCCATGTCAGAAGAAAATTTTTCGAGATACCAGGAAACAACGGAAAAGCGAAAAAAGCAGTGGAGTACTGCGATCAAATCTTTAGCTTCGAAAAGACTATTAAAGATTTATCTCCTGAGCAACGTCAAAAGCAGCGCCAACTGATCATCAAACCTGTTGTGGAAGAATTTTTTGACTGGCTAGAATCGTTCTATGCCATGAAAGGAAAACTTCAAACAGCGGTGATGTATGCCTTAAATCAAAAGGTAGAACTTTTGCGCTTTTTAGACGATGGAAATCTTGAAGCCTCGAATAATCTAGCTGAACAAGCGATTCGCCCTATCGCGATTGGTCGTAAAAACTACCTCTTTTCAACCAGTATGAAAGGCGCGACTGCTAATGCGATGGCATACACGATCATTGAGACAGCCAAAGCAAACAGTCTAAATCCGTCTAAATATCTCACTTATCTTTTTGAAAAACTGCCAAATGTAGATTTCATACGAAATCCAGACTTGTTGGTGGGCTTTTTGCCATGGGCAAAAAACGTTCAAGAGAATTGTGGATAG
- the ffh gene encoding signal recognition particle protein has translation MAFETLSERLQSALKNVTRKGKLTEKDVDVMMREVRLALLEADVNIKVVREFIKEVKEKAIGETVLKSLTPGQQVIKIVNEELTKLMGESAVDLNFGSAKPAVFMMVGLQGAGKTTHTGKLSTYLRKKEKKNPLLVACDVYRPAAVDQLKTLGKQLNIPVFEKGTSMNPVDIANEAMAYARENGHDLVIIDTAGRLHIDEQLMNELKQIKSLVKPQEILLVVDAMTGQDAVNVAESFHQQLDLTGVILTKLDGDTRGGAALSIRKITNVPIKFMGMGEKLDTLEVFHPERMASRILGMGDVLTLIERAQENFDEEESMKLADKMMNATYDFNDFLKQMKQMKKLGAFEDILKMIPGVGNQLKDVNIDPKQMARVEAIIYSMTEKERKNPDLINASRKNRIAKGCGCDIAEVNRLIKQFTDMRKMMKRFSNMDPRQMERMAAAMQRGGGNPMAGLGGMMGPGKKGKGKGRGGFRF, from the coding sequence ATGGCATTTGAAACATTATCAGAACGCTTACAGTCAGCGCTGAAAAATGTCACACGTAAAGGTAAATTAACTGAAAAAGACGTTGATGTGATGATGCGTGAGGTGCGTCTAGCGCTATTAGAAGCGGACGTTAATATTAAAGTCGTACGTGAATTCATTAAAGAAGTCAAAGAAAAAGCAATTGGTGAAACGGTTTTAAAAAGCTTAACACCAGGTCAACAAGTTATTAAAATTGTTAATGAAGAATTAACGAAATTAATGGGAGAAAGCGCGGTTGATTTAAACTTTGGATCAGCAAAACCTGCTGTTTTTATGATGGTTGGTTTACAAGGGGCAGGTAAAACGACTCATACTGGGAAATTATCAACGTATTTACGTAAAAAAGAGAAGAAAAATCCTTTATTAGTGGCTTGTGACGTTTATCGTCCCGCTGCGGTTGATCAGTTAAAAACACTTGGAAAACAATTAAATATCCCAGTTTTTGAAAAAGGAACATCAATGAATCCTGTTGACATTGCTAATGAAGCGATGGCATATGCACGAGAAAATGGTCACGATTTAGTGATTATTGATACGGCAGGTCGTTTACATATTGATGAGCAATTAATGAATGAGTTAAAACAAATTAAATCATTAGTTAAACCTCAAGAAATTTTATTAGTTGTTGATGCCATGACAGGTCAAGATGCGGTTAACGTCGCCGAATCATTCCATCAGCAATTAGATTTAACAGGGGTTATTTTAACGAAATTAGATGGGGACACTCGTGGGGGTGCCGCATTATCTATTCGTAAGATTACTAATGTTCCAATTAAATTTATGGGGATGGGGGAAAAGCTTGATACATTAGAAGTATTCCATCCTGAGCGTATGGCATCACGTATTTTAGGAATGGGCGATGTCTTAACTTTAATTGAACGTGCTCAAGAAAACTTTGATGAAGAAGAAAGCATGAAATTAGCAGACAAAATGATGAATGCGACTTATGACTTCAATGATTTCTTAAAGCAAATGAAACAAATGAAAAAATTAGGAGCTTTTGAAGATATCTTAAAGATGATTCCCGGTGTTGGAAATCAATTAAAAGATGTTAATATTGATCCAAAACAAATGGCACGCGTTGAAGCAATTATTTACTCAATGACTGAAAAAGAACGTAAAAATCCAGATTTAATCAATGCTAGTCGTAAAAATCGTATTGCAAAAGGTTGTGGGTGCGACATTGCAGAAGTCAATCGTTTAATTAAACAATTTACAGATATGAGAAAAATGATGAAACGTTTTTCAAACATGGATCCTCGCCAAATGGAACGCATGGCAGCAGCGATGCAACGTGGTGGAGGAAATCCAATGGCTGGTCTTGGTGGGATGATGGGACCAGGTAAAAAAGGAAAAGGAAAAGGTCGTGGAGGCTTCCGTTTCTAA
- a CDS encoding serine hydrolase translates to MRNLVDESFNGVISIEEHGKWVFKQAYGEADLANQRLNRLETKFSMASASKIFIAVAILQLIEGKFIKFESTIGELLPMNWHHIDKSITIRQLLTHTSGIPDYFDESSDSDYAKLWENYPNYRMRTDEERLPLFLHKRMIFPKGQKFQYSQSGYVVLSLIIEAITQLPFERYLEKMIFVPCGMEDTGYYELDRLPLHCATGYCLDEESQTYYSNIYSLDVKGSGAGGAYTTAKDMERFWNSLIKNRLLSTSMINEMLSPQVKEGWYGYGVWLKSLDDHGYLPFVQGSNKGVSFISSYDREKSRSITIMSNFAQDVWTLHGNFYKALSQSF, encoded by the coding sequence ATGAGAAACTTAGTCGATGAGAGTTTTAATGGGGTTATTTCTATTGAAGAGCATGGCAAATGGGTGTTTAAGCAGGCTTATGGAGAAGCCGATTTAGCGAATCAACGCTTAAATCGATTAGAGACAAAGTTTTCAATGGCTTCAGCGAGCAAAATTTTTATTGCCGTGGCTATTTTACAACTAATCGAAGGTAAATTTATTAAGTTTGAAAGTACCATTGGTGAACTGTTGCCGATGAATTGGCATCATATTGATAAAAGTATTACCATTCGTCAATTATTAACTCATACATCGGGTATTCCGGATTATTTTGATGAATCGAGCGATAGTGATTATGCAAAGTTGTGGGAAAACTATCCGAATTATCGCATGCGAACTGATGAAGAAAGACTTCCATTGTTTTTACATAAGCGAATGATTTTTCCAAAAGGCCAAAAGTTTCAATACAGTCAATCGGGTTATGTGGTGTTAAGTCTAATTATTGAGGCGATCACGCAACTGCCTTTTGAACGCTATTTAGAGAAAATGATTTTTGTTCCTTGTGGAATGGAAGATACGGGATATTATGAGCTTGATCGATTACCCCTTCACTGCGCCACAGGGTATTGCTTAGATGAAGAATCTCAAACCTATTACAGCAATATTTACAGTCTAGATGTTAAAGGTAGCGGGGCAGGTGGTGCTTATACAACGGCAAAGGACATGGAGCGTTTTTGGAATTCATTAATCAAAAATCGTTTACTTTCTACTTCAATGATTAATGAAATGTTATCACCCCAAGTAAAGGAAGGGTGGTATGGTTATGGCGTGTGGCTTAAATCACTTGATGATCACGGCTATTTACCTTTTGTACAAGGAAGTAACAAAGGGGTGAGTTTCATTAGTTCTTATGATCGAGAAAAATCTCGTTCGATTACGATAATGAGTAACTTTGCTCAAGATGTCTGGACGTTACATGGAAATTTTTATAAGGCATTAAGTCAGTCATTTTAA
- the ftsY gene encoding signal recognition particle-docking protein FtsY, producing the protein MGLFDRLKSIVRGKKEVSETELRAQQHYKEGMKKTRGNLLKQLQSVFSSYTDVNEELFEELEDIFIMADIGVSTVVEFIDQLKETVREHNVTDPKELQRLMVDKLFEIYVKGEIVNSNLRMNKEGLTVILFVGVNGVGKTTSIAKIAHQLKGKGKSVLLAAGDTFRAGAIEQLEVWGDRIGVDVVSLKEGTDPSAVMFDAIKEAKARQVDVLLCDTAGRLQNKVNLMKELEKIKRVIEREVPGAPHDTLLVIDATTGQNGMSQAKAFLEATDVTGIVLTKLDGTAKGGIVLAIRNEIGIPIKYVGLGEKADDLVHFDIEQYIYGLFADLFEEEAN; encoded by the coding sequence ATGGGTTTATTTGATCGTTTGAAATCGATCGTACGTGGAAAGAAAGAAGTATCTGAGACAGAATTACGTGCTCAGCAACATTATAAAGAGGGTATGAAGAAAACACGTGGGAACTTGTTAAAACAGTTACAATCTGTGTTTTCAAGCTATACAGATGTGAATGAAGAATTATTTGAAGAGTTAGAAGACATTTTTATTATGGCAGACATTGGTGTTTCAACTGTTGTTGAATTTATTGATCAATTAAAAGAAACCGTACGTGAACATAATGTAACGGATCCAAAAGAATTACAACGCCTGATGGTTGATAAATTATTTGAAATCTATGTTAAGGGTGAGATTGTTAACTCAAACTTACGTATGAATAAAGAAGGATTAACCGTTATTTTATTCGTTGGAGTCAACGGTGTTGGGAAAACAACGTCGATTGCTAAGATTGCTCATCAGTTAAAAGGAAAAGGAAAGTCTGTATTATTAGCAGCGGGAGATACATTCCGTGCAGGAGCGATTGAACAATTAGAGGTTTGGGGAGACCGTATTGGTGTGGATGTCGTTTCACTAAAAGAAGGAACGGATCCATCAGCTGTTATGTTTGATGCGATTAAAGAAGCTAAAGCTCGTCAAGTTGATGTCTTATTATGTGATACAGCAGGGCGTTTACAAAATAAAGTAAACTTAATGAAAGAACTTGAAAAAATTAAACGTGTCATTGAACGTGAAGTACCGGGTGCACCACATGATACGCTATTAGTCATTGATGCGACAACTGGTCAAAATGGAATGAGTCAAGCGAAAGCCTTCTTAGAAGCAACGGATGTGACAGGAATTGTATTAACGAAGTTAGACGGAACAGCTAAAGGTGGAATTGTCCTAGCGATCCGTAATGAAATCGGAATTCCAATTAAGTATGTTGGTTTAGGAGAAAAAGCAGATGATTTAGTTCATTTTGATATTGAACAATATATTTACGGTCTGTTTGCTGACTTATTCGAAGAAGAAGCTAACTAA
- the rsmD gene encoding 16S rRNA (guanine(966)-N(2))-methyltransferase RsmD — translation MRVVAGTLKGRSIKAVKGTNTRPTTDKVKESIFNIIGPYFDGGLALDLFGGSGNLGIESLSRGIERVIFVDRETIAINTIKENVKDLRIENRVEIYRNDYFRALKALVKRQVQFDLILLDPPYKGQKINEIIEFIHEHELLAVNGIIMAECLKEDPLHEVVGDIEQVKREIYGITAITIYHRVEKE, via the coding sequence ATGCGAGTTGTTGCCGGAACATTAAAAGGACGTAGCATCAAGGCAGTTAAAGGAACAAATACGCGACCAACGACAGATAAGGTTAAAGAAAGTATTTTTAATATCATTGGCCCATATTTCGATGGTGGTTTAGCGCTAGACTTATTTGGTGGTAGTGGAAACTTAGGAATTGAGTCGTTAAGTCGAGGGATTGAACGTGTGATTTTTGTCGATCGAGAAACAATTGCGATCAATACTATTAAAGAAAACGTCAAAGATTTAAGAATTGAAAATCGTGTAGAGATTTATCGTAATGATTATTTTCGAGCATTAAAAGCGTTAGTGAAACGCCAAGTTCAATTTGATTTAATCTTACTAGATCCACCGTATAAAGGTCAAAAAATTAATGAAATTATTGAATTTATTCATGAACATGAATTATTGGCGGTAAATGGGATTATCATGGCAGAGTGTTTAAAAGAAGATCCATTACATGAAGTTGTTGGAGATATTGAACAAGTAAAGCGTGAAATTTATGGAATTACAGCTATTACGATTTATCATCGAGTAGAGAAGGAATAA
- the tnpB gene encoding IS66 family insertion sequence element accessory protein TnpB (TnpB, as the term is used for proteins encoded by IS66 family insertion elements, is considered an accessory protein, since TnpC, encoded by a neighboring gene, is a DDE family transposase.), giving the protein MLVNFTEVQNIFIVCGHTDMRCGIDGLANLVSDKYNLDLFDDAIFLFCGRKKDRYKALYWDHDGFMLFYKRIENGHLQWPKDQDEVKKLTSQELRWLLEGLSIQQPKAIKPAKTGDLY; this is encoded by the coding sequence ATGCTCGTTAATTTTACAGAAGTTCAAAACATCTTCATTGTTTGCGGTCACACCGATATGCGTTGTGGAATTGATGGCTTAGCGAATTTAGTTTCAGATAAATATAATCTAGACTTATTTGACGATGCCATCTTCTTGTTTTGTGGAAGAAAAAAAGATCGCTACAAAGCTTTATACTGGGATCATGACGGATTTATGTTATTTTATAAACGAATTGAGAACGGTCATCTACAATGGCCAAAAGATCAAGATGAGGTTAAGAAATTAACGTCCCAGGAATTACGCTGGTTATTAGAAGGTCTCTCTATTCAACAACCTAAAGCCATCAAACCAGCTAAAACTGGTGACCTATATTAA
- a CDS encoding transposase, whose protein sequence is MTELEQHLMEQNKALLEQVRQLTEQIQYLNKKLFGSSSEKTKVAEGQISLFDPDDFLKRQRQLKTKPSKKSRIDVKNKKEEKQN, encoded by the coding sequence ATGACAGAACTTGAACAACACTTAATGGAACAAAATAAGGCACTTCTAGAACAAGTTCGCCAATTAACTGAACAAATTCAGTATCTAAATAAAAAGCTATTTGGATCTTCGAGTGAAAAGACTAAAGTAGCCGAAGGCCAAATTTCATTATTTGATCCAGATGATTTTTTGAAGAGACAGAGACAACTGAAGACCAAACCGTCGAAGAAATCACGTATCGACGTAAAAAACAAAAAGGAAGAAAAGCAGAATTAA